Proteins encoded within one genomic window of Fragaria vesca subsp. vesca linkage group LG1, FraVesHawaii_1.0, whole genome shotgun sequence:
- the LOC101292554 gene encoding DNA excision repair protein ERCC-6-like: MAETKKPQSLNDSHYRLLQDLSSPKPSEQPKVTKVRIEGARRLCKVRVASDDDDEAPSFSPNVDFESPLPQPKRSEAERGGDGGGNEIRGILDDLSSRLEFLSIEKRGAGKSKKVEGSGFPEEDGYKDAAPSFSIASDLSDSSAETTKPRRKGVVSNVGDEHEEKSEFRCKSESDDRNGEGDDDIDCVVVRAKKTEKEARRRGGSYKDYYDCDEDSGVEEFRDECVAKDDGSITMSGLTYTYKLPGKIATMLFPHQREGLKWLWALHCQGKGGILGDDMGLGKTMQICGYLAGLFHSGLTKRVMVVAPKTLLSHWIKELTAVGLSDKIREYYGTCPKARKYELQYVLQDKGILLTTYDIVRVNFKSLKGSDYILDDGSEDLIWDYMILDEGHLIKNPSTQRAKSLLDIPCSHRIIVSGTPLQNNLKELWALFNFCCPELLGDKKWFKEKFESRICRGNEKNASDREKRIGSTVAQELRDRIQPFFLRRLKNEVFKEDNDQTNATLSKKNEIIVWLRLTNIQRKLYEAYLKSELVLSAFDGSPLAALTILKKICDHPLLLTKRAAEDVLEELDSMSKPDDVSMAEKLAMYIADVAEKEEFFDENHANLSCKISFIMSLLDNLIPEGHNVLIFSQTRKMLNIIQETLISSGYKFQRIDGTTKATERIRIVNDFQEGNGAPIFLLTSQVGGLGLTLTRADRVIVVDPAWNPSTDSQSVDRAYRIGQNKDVIVYRLMTCATVEEKIYRKQIYKGGLFKTATEQKEQIRYFSQQDLRELFSLPQQGFDVSLTQKQLNEEHDQQYTMEESLQSHIEFLETQGIAGVSHHSLLFSKTAPPLPEVDAEQEEVERQTLLVGSSTSSSALERNVNGAEYAFKPKDVILSKKLSSSPVNAGKMTKSEIKENINRLSQTLANKSLVARLPDKGQKIERQISELNAELRRFERDVIDLDDVTADLKGVVI, encoded by the exons ATGGCGGAGACGAAGAAGCCGCAAAGCCTCAACGACAGTCACTACCGCCTCCTCCAAGACCTCAGCTCTCCCAAACCCTCCG AGCAACCGAAGGTGACTAAAGTGAGGATCGAAGGCGCGCGCCGTCTCTGTAAGGTTCGAGTGGCTTCCGATGACGACGATGAAGCGCCGAGTTTCTCTCCGAATGTTGATTTCGAGTCGCCGCTGCCGCAGCCGAAAAGGAGTGAGGCTGAGAGAGGCGGTGACGGCGGTGGAAATGAGATTAGGGGGATATTGGATGACCTGAGCTCGAGGCTTGAGTTTCTGTCAATCGAGAAGAGAGGTGCCGGAAAATCTAAGAAGGTAGAAGGTTCTGGTTTTCCGGAGGAGGATGGTTATAAGGATGCGGCGCCGTCGTTTTCCATTGCTTCCGACTTGTCTGATTCGTCTGCTGAGACCACTAAGCCTCGTAGGAAGGGAGTTGTGAGTAATGTGGGAGATGAGCATGAAGAGAAAAGTGAATTTCGATGCAAGTCTGAGAGTGATGACAGAAATGGAGAGGGTGATGATGACATCGATTGTGTGGTTGTGAGGGCTAAGAAGACAGAGAAAGAAGCAAGGAGGCGGGGTGGTAGCTATAAAGATTACTATGATTGTGATGAGGATAGTGGGGTTGAGGAGTTCAGGGATGAATGTGTTGCGAAGGATGATGGTTCTATCACTATGAGTGGTCTGACATACACTTATAAGTTACCGGGGAAGATTGCAACAATGTTATTTCCGCACCAGCGTGAGGGCTTGAAGTGGCTTTGGGCTCTGCATTGCCAGGGGAAGGGTGGAATCTTAGGAGATGATATGGGCCTTGGAAAAACAATGCAG ATTTGTGGCTATTTAGCTGGTTTGTTTCATTCTGGCTTGACTAAAAGGGTGATGGTGGTGGCTCCTAAAACATTACTTTCTCATTGGATAAAAGAATTAACAGCTGTAGGTCTCTCTGACAAGATAAGAGA ATACTATGGGACCTGTCCAAAAGCTCGGAAGTATGAGCTTCAATATGTACTTCAG GACAAGGGCATTCTTCTGACAACTTACGATATTGTGCGAGTCAACTTTAAATCTCTTAAAGGGAGTGACTATATTCTCGATGATGGAAGTGAGGATCTGATATGGGATTATATGATACTTGATGAG GGTCATCTCATAAAGAATCCCAGTACACAAAGGGCCAAAAGTTTGCTTGATATACCCTGTTCACATCGCATTATAGTAAGTGGCACGCCGTTGCAAAACAATCTCAAG GAGTTGTGGGCCTTATTTAATTTCTGTTGCCCTGAGCTTCTGGGTGATAAGAAGTG GTTTAAGGAAAAATTTGAGTCGCGCATTTGTCGTGGAAATGAGAAAAATGCTTCAGATAGGGAAAAACGTATTGGTTCCACAGTAGCACAG GAGCTTAGAGACCGTATCCAACCTTTTTTCCTGCGTCGCCTGAAGAATGAGGTGTTTAAGGAAGATAATGACCAAACAAATGCCACACTGTCTAAAAAGAATGAGATCATTGTTTGGCTTCGTTTAACCAACATTCAG CGAAAACTTTATGAAGCATATCTAAAGAGTGAGCTGGTTCTTTCTGCTTTTGATGGGTCACCATTGGCTGCACTTACG ATTTTGAAGAAAATATGTGATCATCCACTTCTATTGACGAAGCGAGCTGCTGAAGATGTGCTAGAAGAGTTGGATTCAATGTCTAAGCCAGATGATGTTTCTATGGCAGAAAAACTAGCAATGTATATAGCTGATGTTGCTGAGAAAGAGGAATTTTTTGATGAGAACCATGCAAACCTCTCTTGCAAAATATCTTTCATAATGTCGTTATTG GATAACTTGATTCCCGAGGGGCATAATGTTCTCATCTTTTCCCAAACTAGAAAGATGCTGAATATTATTCAG GAAACACTAATATCCAGTGGGTACAAGTTCCAACGCATTGATGGTACCACAAAAGCTACTGAAAGGATTAGGATTGTTAAT GATTTCCAAGAAGGTAATGGGGCTCCCATATTTCTCTTGACTTCTCAAGTTGGTGGTTTGGGTCTTACACTTACAAGAGCTGATCGTGTGATAGTGGTTGATCCTGCTTGGAACCCGAG TACTGATAGCCAAAGTGTGGATCGTGCATATCGAATTGGCCAGAACAAGGATGTGATTGTATATAGATTAATGACTTGTGCGACTGTTGAAGAAAAGATCTACAGAAAACAG ATTTACAAAGGAGGATTGTTTAAAACTGCAACTGAGCAGAAGGAGCAGATTCGGTACTTTAGTCAACAG GATCTTCGTGAACTTTTCAGTCTCCCACAACAAGGTTTTGATGTTTCCCTTACTCAGAAGCAGCTAAATGAGGAGCATGATCAACAGTACACAAT GGAAGAATCTTTACAATCCCATATAGAATTCTTGGAAACTCAAGGGATAGCTGGTGTCAGTCACCACAGTCTACTCTTTTCCAAGACAGCACCACCTCTGCCAGAGGTAGATGCGGAACAGGAGGAAGTTGAAAG ACAAACTTTACTCGTGGGAAGCTCAACTTCAAGTTCCGCACTTGAACGTAATGTAAATGG GGCTGAGTACGCTTTCAAGCCTAAGGATGTAATATTAAGCAAGAAGCTGTCTTCTTCACCAGTTAATGCAGGAAAAATGACAAAATCAGAGATTAAAGAGAACATCAATAGGCTGTCACAAACTCTTGCGAATAAG TCTTTGGTTGCAAGATTACCTGATAAGGGACAGAAAATAGAGAGGCAAATATCTGAATTGAATGCTGAGCTTCGTCGATTTGAGAGGGATGTTATTGACTTGGATGATGTAACTGCGGATCTTAAAGGAGTGGTGATCTAA
- the LOC101292847 gene encoding putative proline-rich receptor-like protein kinase PERK11-like: MTGAQPKTVVVGVKLDSHSKELLTWALVKVADPGDHVIAVHVLDSVSEETSCLLSLVKTFDSVLSAYEGFCSLKQVDLKLKVCRGNPIRKILAREAQAFHADVVIVGPSKTHHRIRSSVAVAKYCAWKLPKSFSVFAIDNGKVVFKRDEVDSNTHQLQGNNRKSSMKNVEVLEDVKVNQCEKKSLQTKCQNCEGGSVLLDNSGTQLPGDETKDESLALVPFQSLNSVKNQRPHCFKPGWSILRWTFLRRQQHKEKSPEKTSVLGRFSKPLSSHTSAVVHPDQKHSNSSQDGDHSSMPDGISEATVSLGSNESFPPLTPNHGMESLPEEFLELCKKYSSSCRLFSYEELLLATSNFLPENMVGKGGSSHVYRGHLSDGKELAVKILKPSADILKEFVHEIEIITTLNHKNIISLYGLCFDNNLVLVYDFISRGSLEDNLHGNKKDGNSFSWHDRYNVALGVAEALNYLHNGCEEPVIHRDVKSSNILLSDDFEPQLSDFGLASLASTSSHIDCTDVAGTFGYLAPEYFMHGKVSDKIDVYAFGVVLLELLSGRQPIYSKCPKDQESLVMWAKPILKGGEVAQLLDPSMGSDYDHDQIERMVVAANLCIRHAPGLRPEISTVLKLLQGDEEITRWARQQVSASDELDALDGEVVPTNIKSHLNMALLDLEDDSLSTSSGEQSISVEEYLQGRWSRSTSFD, translated from the exons ATGACCGGAGCGCAACCCAAGACGGTGGTCGTCGGCGTCAAGCTGGACTCCCACAGCAAGGAGCTCCTGACGTGGGCCCTCGTCAAGGTCGCCGACCCTGGTGACCATGTCATTGCCGTTCATGTCCTCGACTCCGTTTCTG AGGAGACTTCATGTTTGCTTTCGTTGGTCAAGACTTTTGATTCTGTGCTCTCTGCTTATGAAGGTTTTTGTAGCTTGAAGCAG GTTGATCTGAAGCTAAAGGTGTGTAGAGGCAATCCCATCAGAAAAATTCTAGCGAGGGAAGCACAGGCATTTCATGCTGATGTTGTGATTGTTGGACCTTCCAAAACCCACCACAGAATTCGATCATCGGTTGCTGTTGCCAAGTATTGTGCCTGGAAATTACCCAAAAGTTTCTCGGTTTTCGCTATCGATAATGGCAAGGTTGTGTTCAAGAGGGATGAAGTTGATAGCAATACACATCAATTACAAG GTAATAATCGTAAGTCATCTATGAAGAATGTGGAGGTTCTTGAGGATGTTAAAGTAAATCAATGTGAGAAGAAAAGCCTTCAGACAAAATGTCAGAATTGTGAAGGTGGTTCAGTTTTATTGGATAATTCTGGGACTCAATTGCCTGGCGATGAAACAAAGGACGAGTCTTTGGCTTTGGTACCATTCCAGAGCCTCAACTCTGTCAAGAATCAAAGGCCGCACTGTTTCAAACCCGGTTGGTCCATTCTTCGATGGACATTTTTGAGAAGACAACAACACAAGGAGAAATCTCCTGAAAAGACATCTGTTTTAGGACGTTTTTCAAAACCGTTGAGTTCCCATACTTCGGCTGTTGTTCATCCTGATCAGAAACACAGTAATTCTAGCCAGGATGGAGATCATTCTTCCATGCCTGATGGAATAAGTGAAGCAACTGTGTCACTTGGTTCTAATGAAAGCTTCCCTCCTCTGACCCCCAACCATGGGATGGAGAGCCTTCCTGAAGAATTTTTAGAGTTATGTAAGAAATACTCATCCAGCTGTAGACTGTTTAGCTATGAGGAACTTTTGTTGGCAACATCAAACTTCTTACCTG AGAACATGGTTGGAAAAGGAGGCAGTAGTCATGTTTATAGAGGCCATCTTTCAGATGGGAAGGAGCTGGCAGTGAAAATCCTGAAGCCATCAGCAGATATATTGAAAGAGTTTGTGCATGAAATTGAGATCATCACAACTTTAAATCACAAGAACATAATCTCTCTATATGGATTATGTTTCGACAACAATTTAGTTTTGGTGTATGATTTTATCTCAAGAGGAAGCTTAGAAGACAACCTGCATG GTAATAAGAAAGATGGGAATTCATTCAGTTGGCATGATAGATATAATGTGGCCTTAGGTGTAGCGGAGGCACTCAACTATCTACACAATGGCTGTGAAGAACCTGTGATCCATAGGGATGTAAAGTCTTCCAACATCCTTCTTTCAGATGATTTTGAGCCACAG CTCTCAGATTTTGGACTTGCAAGTTTGGCATCGACGTCATCACATATTGATTGCACGGATGTTGCCGGAACATTTGG TTACTTGGCTCCAGAGTACTTCATGCATGGCAAAGTTAGTGATAAAATTGACGTCTATGCCTTTGGTGTTGTACTCCTTGAGCTTCTTTCTGGTAGACAACCAATCTACAGCAAATGTCCGAAAGACCAGGAAAGTCTGGTGATGTGG GCAAAGCCAATACTGAAAGGTGGGGAGGTTGCCCAACTGCTAGACCCAAGCATGGGGAGTGACTATGATCATGACCAAATTGAGAGAATGGTTGTGGCTGCTAACCTTTGCATTAGACATGCTCCTGGACTTCGGCCCGAGATCAGCACT GTTCTGAAGCTTCTTCAAGGTGATGAGGAAATAACTAGGTGGGCAAGGCAACAAGTCAGTGCATCAGATGAACTTGACGCACTGGATGGTGAAGTTGTTCCTACAAATATCAAATCCCATCTTAACATGGCATTGCTAGATTTGGAAGATGATTCCCTTTCTACTAGTAGTGGCGAACAAAGCATCTCAGTTGAAGAATACTTGCAAGGTAGATGGAGTCGCTCAACAAGCTTTGACTAG
- the LOC101293143 gene encoding DNA topoisomerase 3-alpha-like has protein sequence MVRVLNVAEKPSVAKSVANILSRGQGLRMREGRSRYNKIYEFNYSINGCHCQMLFTSVTGHLMELEFEDRFRKWHSCDPALLFQAPVRKFVPEDKLDIKRTLEEEARNCQWLVLWLDCDREGENIAFEVIDVCTSVNRHLTIKRARFSALIDRDIHHAVQNLDNANKYFADAVDARQEIDLRIGASFTRFQTMLLRDAFVIDSATDDRNLVLSYGPCQFPTLGFIVERYWEIQSHEPEEFWTINCSHRSDEGTATFGWMRGHLFDHACAVIIYEMCVEDPIATVTKVRQQEKPKYPPYPLNTIELEKRASRYFRMSSEHTMKVAEELYQAGFISYPRTETDGFSPRTDLHAIVQEQQGHPGWGSYAQRLLDPASGLWRNPSSGGHDDKAHPPIHPTKFSAGESNWSQDHNRLYELVVRHFLACVSQPAVGAETTVEIDIAGEMFSASGRVILAKNYLDVYRFESWGGSLLPTYAVGQQFMPTTLTLDSGVTRPPPLLSEADLLGCMDKEGIGTDATMHDHIKKLLDRFYATKDANTRFSPTNLGEALVMGYDDMGYKLWKPYLRAVMERDMKAVSEGNKSKAEVLETCLQQMKGCFLDARQNKVKLFEAMAVFFERSNRPGGDDQHTSGEFIRRCGLCQEADMVLRKNRDGNFMVGCMGYPQCRNAIWLPGSVSEAVATTNICNSCTPGPVHLIQFTFRRLEIPPNYSTNHLGCIGGCDEILRQLTEICGTGSRSAARGRGPTTSSNVQQNNTRQGACIYCHQSGHSSGDCPSQSSGPRSVRPRTMNAQSGEISVSCTTCGAPCVLRTANTTQNRGRKFYKCPSQECNFFVWEDNVSNGNGGRGFQRANVSAGRGAGGRGSGGRGAQGAGHATGGTFVSATGDPNSGRRCFVCGDPSHFANVCPNRGN, from the exons ATGGTGCGGGTGCTGAACGTGGCGGAGAAGCCGTCGGTGGCGAAGTCGGTGGCGAACATACTGTCCCGCGGGCAAGGTCTCCGAATGAGAGAAGGCCGATCCCGCTATAACAAAATCTACGAGTTCAACTACTCCATCAATGGCTGCCACTGCCAGATGCTCTTCACCTCCGTCACCGGCCACCTCATGGAGCTCGAATTCGAAGACCGCTTCCGCAAGTGGCACTCCTGCGATCCCGCCCTCCTCTTCCAGGCCCCCGTCCGCAAGTTCGTCCCCGAG GACAAGTTGGATATTAAAAGGACATTAGAGGAGGAAGCTAGGAATTGCCAGTGGCTTGTGTTATGGCTTGACTGTGATAGAGAAGGAGAGAACATTGCATTTGAAGTCATAGATGTCTGCACATCTGTAAATCGTCATCTTACCATTAAGAGGGCTCGTTTCTCAGCTTTGATTGACAG GGATATCCATCACGCAGTGCAAAATCTTGACAATGCAAACAAATACTTTGCTGATGCAGTGGATGCTAGGCAA GAAATAGATCTACGAATTGGTGCTTCATTTACCAGGTTTCAGACTATGCTCCTGAGAGATGCTTTTGTTATTGATTCTGCTACGGATGACAGAAACCTTGTTCTAAGTTATGGTCCTTGTCAG TTCCCTACACTTGGCTTTATCGTGGAACGGTACTGGGAGATACAGTCACATGAGCCGGAGGAATTTTGGACCATTAACTGTTCACATAGATCAGATGAAGGAACTGCAACATTCGGTTGGAT GCGTGGCCATCTTTTTGATCATGCTTGTGCTGTCATAATCTATGAAATGTGCGTTGAGGATCCTATTGCAACT GTCACAAAGGTCAGACAACAGGAGAAGCCGAAGTATCCTCCGTATCCTTTGAATACCATTGAGCTTGAAAAGCGTGCCTCGAGATACTTCCGAATGAGTTCTGAACATACTATGAAG GTAGCAGAAGAGCTTTACCAAGCTGGTTTTATCAGTTATCCTCGAACAGAGACCGATGGCTTCTCTCCAAGGACTGATTTGCAT GCAATTGTACAAGAACAACAAGGGCATCCTGGATGGGGATCATATGCACAACGATTGTTGGACCCTGCTTCTGGGCTTTGGAGAAACCCTAGTAGTGGTGGACATGATGACAAGGCCCATCCACCTATTCACCCAACTAAATTTTCTGCTGGAGAATCGAATTGGAGTCAAGATCACAAT CGACTGTATGAGCTGGTTGTTCGCCATTTTCTGGCATGTGTCTCACAGCCAGCTGTTGGGGCCGAAACTACTGTTGAAATAGATATTGCTGGGGAAATGTTCTCTGCATCTGGGAGAGTGATATTAGCG AAAAATTACTTAGATGTGTATCGCTTTGAATCATGGGGAGGTTCACTGCTACCAACATATGCCGTTGGACAACAG TTTATGCCAACAACGTTGACTCTAGATTCAGGAGTTACTAGGCCTCCACCACTTTTAAGTGAAGCTGATTTGCTGGGTTGTATGGACAAG GAGGGCATTGGTACAGATGCAACAATGCATGATCACATTAAGAAACTGCTTGATCGTTTTTACGCAACCAAGGACGCGAATACTCGCTTCTCACCAACCAATCTG GGTGAAGCACTGGTGATGGGATATGATGACATGGG ATATAAACTTTGGAAACCCTACCTTAGAGCTGTTATGGAGCGTGACATGAAAGCAGTTAGTGAAGGTAATAAGAGCAAAGCTGAAGTTTTGGAAACTTGCTTGCAGCAAATGAAAGGGTGCTTCCTTGAT GCGAGGCAGAATAAAGTAAAACTTTTTGAAGCCATGGCAGTGTTCTTTGAAAG ATCAAATAGACCTGGCGGAGATGATCAGCATACATCTGGAGAGTTCATTCGGCGATGTGGACTCTGCCAGGAAGCAGATATGGTGCTCAGGAAAAATCGG GATGGAAATTTTATGGTGGGATGTATGGGTTATCCTCAG TGTAGGAATGCTATCTGGCTCCCTGGATCTGTATCAGAAGCAGTTGCAACAACTAATATTTGCAATTCATGCACTCCAG GTCCTGTTCACTTGATTCAATTTACATTTCGGCGGCTGGAAATACCACCAAATTATAGTACCAACCATTTGG GTTGCATTGGTGGGTGTGATGAGATTCTTAGACAGTTAACGGAAATATGTGGAACTGGTTCTCGGTCTGCAG CGAGAGGGCGAGGACCAACAACATCCAGCAATGTTCAACAAAATAATACCAGGCAGGGTGCTTGCATATATTGCCACCAATCAGGGCATTCTTCGGGCGATTGCCCTTCCCAATCTTCAGGCCCTCGAAGTGTTAGGCCTCGAACAATGAATGCACAAAGTG GGGAAATATCAGTCTCATGTACTACATGTGGTGCACCTTGTGTTCTACGAACTGCTAATACCACACAGAATAGAGGAAGAAAATTCTACAAATGCCCATCACAGGAGTGCAACTTCTTTGT ATGGGAAGATAATGTCAGCAATGGGAATGGCGGAAGAGGTTTTCAGCGTGCCAATGTTAGTGCTGGGAGGGGTGCCGGGGGCAGAGGTTCAGGGGGCAGAGGTGCTCAGGGTGCAGGACATGCTACTGGTGGGACTTTTGTGTCAGCAACTGGTGATCCCAATTCTGGTAGGAGGTGTTTTGTTTGTGGAGATCCGTCACACTTCGCAAATGTTTGCCCAAACCGTGGAAACTGA